Part of the Bacillus cereus group sp. RP43 genome is shown below.
GCTTTTCTATTAGTATTCCTTGTTAACATAACAAAAGTATATTTCTTTCTCACGTAATTATATCAAGATATGGTGAAAATATATGATGTTACAAGAGGTAGTAAATTTATAATAAATTCACTACCTCTTGTCTCTCTATCCACTTATCGAGTTTAATCTTGGTATCATCATTTAATCGTTTTCTTTTACCACATAACATCCTTGAAAGTGTTAAATATGAAATCTCTATTTCTTTTGCTAACTCACGTATACTTTTATTATTCTTCTCTTTATAGGTGTTCATCTTTTCAATATAAAACTCAATACTATTTAGGATTTCTTGATTTAGTATACTTATTGGCTGCTCTTCAATAACTGGTTGTTTTTCCTCCATCTCAATGACTATGGCTATTAGCAAAACGAAGAAAGAAAAGAAACGGGAAAAAAGAAAATCCATGGATGTATCGGATAAGCATCATTATTATTATGCTCACTGTTTTTCTATTCGTGAGTCAAGTTTGGAAATTATGATACAGAAATTGAGATGCACAATTGCATCTTTTATTTAGATATATTGATGTATAATGAAATTGAACTGCTCAACATTTTTCGTTTAAGTTAGTCTATCAAGCTCTAACTACCTAATGAACTCAAGTAAACGCATCTTAAGTCATTTTAAGAAATACAAAAGGCGCCCATGTAGGCGCTTTTTGTATAAGAAAACACCTTATATTTCAGCTTTTAGAATTCTTCTATTTCAACTGTAAAATGTGGCTTGAATTTCACTTCGATTCTTTTCTTTGCTTTTGCCCCTTGAATGTATAGCGAGTCATTACGCGTATAAATTTGTTTCACCGACTCCATCTTGGTTTCAATGATACGTTTGTCTTCATAAAGCATTTTTAATTCAACAGTTGCATCATAATAGAACATAATCATTACCAATTCAAATCCAAGTTTATCGATTTTGCAATATCTATACGCACCCGCACCTGGAATATAATAATCTTCTGGTTCATCCTCGAATATTTCTAATAACTCGTATTTATCATATTTTATATCCAATATTCCTCAACCTTTTTTGTACTAGAATGTTTTAACTATGCTATTCATTTGTAACTAATCTCTGAAACTTGGACATACTGATACTAGTACTCTAAAAAGGACGTGATCAGTATGGAAAAGCAAAACCTATTCAAGTGTTTGGGCTAACAGCATAAAATACAGTTCCGCTCGAAATATATGCGCTATATTCTCTATTATTTTATCTTTGCACCAGAACCTTAATTCTTAACTAACTATTTGGACAACCAGTTAAACGGGACATTTTATGGATGATAAATCTAGGTTATGGCCCGTTTTTATATGCCATTTAGATCTTCCCTTTTAACATCAATTAGTGAGATTCTTATTTCCCACCTTTGTATAAAGTTCAAATTTGCTCTAACTTCACTCCCGTGCTCCAAAATATTTGGTGCCTTAATCATTTTTACACCTTCAGGGATTTCATGTTCTCTTCTAGAAATATGTTTCAAATCAGAAGGTATTAACCGCAATTTAGGCATAGGATGGATGACCTCTTTTTTTTACAATCCTTAATTAATGTGCTCAATTTTATAATATAGATTCTAGACAACTACCCAAAAAAGGTGGGAATACAAGAGTTTACTGAAATCAAAAAATCATGTTATGACATATAAAACCGACAGCTCTCAATCCGGATAAATTGGCAAAGACGTAGCAATGATGCTTAAGATTCAGAAGTCTACTTTGGATCACAACAAAATATAGATTTGAATCATATTTCTCAATGAACAATATTACTTAACGTGATAAAATAATATTGGATGGGAGCCCAATATTATTAAAATTAAGATGGTTCAAGTCAGAGGAAGGCACCCTAGGGTGTCTTTTCTTGTTTATTATAAAAAACCTCAAGCATGAATTATATACTTGAGGTTTTTTTCGATTTCTTGTCTCAAAGATACCAATATAGAACTTGATGGAATTCCTAAAAAAACATCTCTTAATACAAATTATATCATATTTGTTAAATAGTGAACTATTATTCTGACTTCTGTACAGGCAAACTACTAAAAATCAATTCAGCAACTTTTACATATCCTTTTGAGTTTGGATGAATTAAATCCGTAGACCAAAGCGTATTGTCAATAACTAAATGATGATTCCAAAAGTCAACATGATGAAGCTTATACTCTCTGCTCAGTGAAAGTATAACTTCATTTGCCTCTAATAATTGTTCTTTTAATACTTGTTTTTTTTCAGAAGAAAAAGGAAGCCTAACTGTAAAATCTGGAAGGTTTGCTATAATAATATCAGCACCTGTTTTACTTAATGTATCTATCATAAATTCCATATCGTTCTTATATGTATGATGATTCCAACGTCCTTTTAAAACATCGTTTGCACCTGCAATTAGACTAACCAAATCTGGATTAAAAGTTAATGCCTGCTCCAATTGCTGTGAGCGAATTTCTTTAGTTACTAACCCACGTTTTGCAAAATTAGCATATTTCAAATCATTTACACACAGTTGAACAAAATGATCTACCCAGCTTTTTAATGCTATTCCCTCAACTTCATCCCCTATCCCCTCTGTAAAACTATCACCAATCGCTACAAATCGCTTCCACATATCTAGTCCCCCTTTTTTGTTATTCATATCTACACTATACAATATCCCACAGCGTAATTGTTCTTCTTAAATGTTTTTCAATTTAAATTAAATTCCATAGGAGATTTTTCAAATGAGCAAGACAACTCGATTAAACTATTTCACATGAACAAAAACATGAAAATCTACGTTATCTTCTCGCAGAAATAGGTTGAGACCAACTATCTTTTCCATTATCATTTAAGCGTACTTGAAAAACATATATAGGTTGAGAAAAGCCTTTTGTATCAGCGTAGTAATCTATATTATAATCTGTAATGACTAATGTATCACCTGCTTTGAAAGATATTATAGGATCAAAGTCTCCTTGTTTTAGTTTTTGAAATACTTCTTTGGGAGACAGAATTTCGACATCTCGAATATGTGATTTTTTTGTAACTGGCTCATTGTCATTAGCCATTTTTGTAATTCCCTCTTTATAAACAGGCATTTTATTACCTTCGTCTTTTAACTCTATTGATGTTTTTATAGTGACATCAGTCATGTCTGTTTTTGTAATGGGATCTAAAGGCATATTCCCAAATTCCTTCATTTGATATGAAATCATTATTCCAAGTGCAACAAAACTTACTGTAATCGGAAGAAATAAATATTTGGTCATTTGTGTATCTGTTTCTTTTTTCTTCAACAATATAAGAACTATATTTAACATAGAATATCCTAGCATCATTCCTAAAGTATTATGAAGTAAATCGGCTAGTTCCATACTTCCACGTTGCATTATAAATTCAAGGATTTCAATCAATAAACTTGCTATAATTGAGCTGATTAACATCCATTTTGTTTTTTGAAAAACATTACTAAATAAAGGTAGTAAAATTCCTAACGGAAAAAGCATACCTATATTCACAATGATATGGAAAAAAGAAGAAAATGAAAAGGTATTCCATGCTTTTTTATAAACACTAAGTACATCAAAGTCAATTGTTCTTGCAAAAGTTATATCATCTGGACGACCAAATGAAGTGGCTGATAATGCAAGGGAATAATATCCTATTATTAACATAAACAATATAATTTGTTGTACAGTAAATTTTTTTCCTCCTCTACATACCTTTTTGTATACTACAAAGTAGCTAAAAGCAAAAAGGAGTAGTAACAAGAATGTAAGTTGTATTGTAGGAATTGCAACGAGAACTAGTAGTTCGGAAATAAAATTCATTTTACACCTCTGTTTTTACGAATAAAATATTCAATAGTTTTATATAACAATCTAGATATAGGTAGCGATGTGTTGTTACCCCTAATAATTATTAATATAGAATTAAACCTATACTCTTGAAACTAACTTTATATGAACAAGCGGCTACCAGGAAACTAGCGTTTTACTAATTGTATTTTCGGCTATGTTTGGATAAACGTTACGAAGATTCTCTTTAGTAAGAGGATTTTTGAAGTTAAGTATAAGATTAAAAATTTATTCAATTTTAGTATGTTTATATAGAATCCATAATTGACCGGATCCTAATATACTTAGGATCCGGTAATATACGTATATTTACTAAAGAAATAAAATTCCTTCAAGCATTACATTTTTTTTCGAAAATTTATTGTTCTTTGTTTTGCCCAGTTGATACATTTCTTTTCAATTAACTGATACGAAACTATCGAAAAAAGTATTGTCATTGAAATACACAAAGCAAGAAGGAAAAAGATAGGTATCTTTGTATACAAAAGTTTAAATAGTACCATCATGATTGGAAAATGACACAAATAGATACTGTATGAAATTTCTCCTAAGTATACAAATACACTCTTATTTAAAAATGCTTTCACTTTTAGGTTACTCATGGCCATTATTATAAATATACTAACACCGATTACGACACCCCAATCTTTTAATAAGAAAGTAGTATCATTACGGGAAAAACCATAAATTAAAATGGAATATAAATATAGAATAATCCCTAATGCAATAAGAAATCCTTTATTAAATTTTTTCATATTCCTATATAAGTAGATAAGCTTTTCCTGATGCTTAAAAATTAACATTCCAACCATAAACATCGATGTGAAATGCAGTGTATCGGCATAACCATTATAAAATCCCTCTGCTTTCCCTATATGCAACATATTAAGGAAAACACTAATTAAAGAAAAGCTCAAAGCAAATAGTATCGTTTTCTTCCAACTCAGTTTATAAAAAAGAAGGAATAACAAAGGAAACACAATAGATATACGCATTTCTTGAGCCAATGACCAGATAACTGGATTATAATTTTCCGTAAAAAAGTTATTAAGAAGCACAAAGTGGTTTATAATATCTATTTTTGTTATAGACCCCTGCCACCTATCATAGAACCAATCCCGTAGTCCAGCCACTTCATACGGCGAGAATAAAATAAATAAAGCAAAGGTAATGATTATCCAAAAATAATAAGGGATATAGATTCGTACAAATCGCTTAATTAAATATCCCCAATAATTTGTTTTTGAATGATAAAGTGCCATAGATAACACAAAACCACTTAGTACATAAAAAACGATTACAGCTTCTCCACCCGCCCATAAAAACCTAAGCGGGGAAAATTTAATAGAATTAGGCAACGATGGTAGCATTAAACAAAAATGTCCAAATACCACTGTAAGTGCTGCTAATCCTCGTATGGAATCTAATTCTTTTATTCTCTTACTCATAAAATGTTCTCCTTGTAAATTGTAGATTTTGCTGTTAATAAAGGCCACTATACTAGTGTAGTGGGAGAATTGTACATATTGTTTCTTTAAATTCCTAATATAAGCAGTACAAAGTCAATCTATGTATCTGTTTAAGGGAACTTTCGAATTTAGGCATAAGTTATATAATAATAGAAAGAAAAAAGAAATTTCATTCTATAAAATCGTATTGTTGTTTAGAAAACATTTTAAAACTGTTTTCTAAACCCTTGTTATAGTCTGTCTGTTTATCTGTCCACTGAACACCCTTATTGCCAGGCCACCCTGAGGTATTTGCAACATGTTTTAATAGCTCTGGCCCTTTTAAATTTTGTTGTAAACCACGGTTATATGCATTTGTCATATTAGATATTGCAATTCGAGTATTCGTTTCTATATTTTTCAAATCTTCGTTCGTTAAATCTTTAGGTGCTAGTCCACCTCGATGGAGCTGAAACAGTCCAAATGATGTTCCCTGATCTCCGACTGCATTTTGATCAAACTTACTTTCATGGAATGCAATAGATAAAGGAATCCATGGTGGCATACCATGCTCTATTGATATTTGTTGTATCGTGTTTCTTACTTTAACTCGGTTAGTATGATGGTCATATGCGTATTTTGTAATATATAGCCCTACTGTTAAAACCAAAATAAATACTCCGATTTTTATTAATGTCCCTCTCATCGACGTCACCTCACTTGTCAGTATCAGAGATTGTCACTAATAATATTTGATTATTCTTTGTTTCATTAATTGCCAATTTTTAAGTGGAATTATTAGGGGTTTCTTCCATACAACATCCACCTTTATCACTTTCAGTACATTTACTGTTGCAAGGAAGAGAGTTTTCTCCAATTCCTGACTTTTTTATTCGATTAAAATTAAAGAATAACTCTATACATAGCGATAAACGCTATAAAAGATACTTAAATTTTTTAAAAAAATTCATTTTCTAGCCTCCATTTCTTTATACAATTAATTTAAAACAAAATATTTAATAGAAAGAAAAGATTTTATTAATTTTTTATAAAATTTGATAACAGAAATAAGTACCAGGTATTATTTTTTTATTGTCACTTGATCGAATAATGAATGATTACTCATCATGTAACTTTATTAAACTAACATTGCACCAGAATCCTTTGAATCAAAAGATCGAAAATAAAAGCCATCCTTTCTGTATATTTCTACAAAAAGAATAGCGTTTTTTGATTATATGGATACAAATTTATCTTAGCTTGATTGCAATACCAAAAGTTCCAAAGAACCAAATTTGAGAATTAATGCAATCTTCAATTCCAAGCCATCCACATAAGAATCTATAATACTTTGAAACCTTTTGTTTCAGGCTAATATTTAGTTTTATCCTACAAAGTTAGCCTTTTACTATATCAACCGCACTATTCCACATACCTCTAAAGAAAGATCCTATTTCGCGCATTAAACGTGTAAACCAATTAGCTTGTTCTACTTCAGATTTTGTTACAAGGTCTACTTGTAATGATTTACCTGATAAAAACCCAGGATCTGTACTATCTTTAGGTGATATAATCATTTGGCTAATTGTTACGCCTTTTTTAATAGGCGCTTCTTGTTCTTTATTCGATACTTTAAATTCTTTTTTATAAACGTCATTGTTGCCCTTTGGCATTGGAAGTGAAACAGCTTGCTTCGTTTGAACAACTACATCTTGGCCCTTTGCATTTGCTACTCGCACTGTTTCATGCCCTTTTACTACTGAATCTTTCCCATAGACTTTCTTCACTTCAAAATTCGCAAATCCATAATCATATAATTTCTTTGTTTCATCAAAACGTGCTGTATGAGAGTTTGCTTTTATCACTACAGAGATTAGACGCATACCGTTTCTTTCTACTGTACCAGTGAAACAATCTCCGGCTTCTGGAGTAGTTCCTGTTTTCAATCCATCAACACCTTCGTATTGCTTAATTAAACCTTTTAACATCATGTTAAAATTCACCATATCAATTGGATACTTGCCACCCTTTTGGAATGTTTTTTTGGGGATTTTTGCTGTATCTAATATTTTCGGAAAATCTTGAATGAGACGTTGTGCTAAAATCGCACAATCTCTTGCGGACATTTTATTTTTCTCGTCTAGAGTTGTCCCTTCTGGGTGATATCCTTTTAAATCTTGGTTTGTTAAACCTGTAGAGTTTACAAATATATAATTCTTCATTCCAAACTCTTTTGACTTATCGTTCATCATTTTTACGAAATTGACTTCTTTTCCAGCAATCTCTTCAGCTAAAGCAATTGTTGCACCGTTTGCAGAGTAAATTGCCATTGCCTCATATAACTCTTTTACCGTATAAGAGCCACCATTTTCTAATGGAACGTTTGATAATGAGCGATCTTGCGAAATCTTATATGCATATTCAGAAATTTTAACTTTTTGATCCCATTTAAGTTTTCCTTTATCCACCGCTTCATGAACTAAGTATTCACTCATCATTTTTGTCATACTAGCAATTGCTAATAATTCATCTGCATTTTTTTGATATAAAATTTTCCCGGAATTTGCTTCTACTAAAATTGCTGATCCTGCTTCTACGTCTATAGCAGGGACTGTTTCCGCTGATGCATTCCCAGATGTAACAACCATGCTACAAAATAGTGTAAGCACTGTTATTATTCCAATAAATCTCTTGCAAAACATACCTTTCACTTCTGTTACCTCCAATATCTTTGTATTCAAAAAAGCGTTATTCTAACATAATCCCCAAAAAAATAGACAGTGTTATCAAATTCTATATACATATAAGACATTAGGATCGCTTTCATATAGACCATCTCATCACACCCTTTAGGCGCACTGATACTTCGTATTTCC
Proteins encoded:
- a CDS encoding acyltransferase, which produces MAFINSKIYNLQGEHFMSKRIKELDSIRGLAALTVVFGHFCLMLPSLPNSIKFSPLRFLWAGGEAVIVFYVLSGFVLSMALYHSKTNYWGYLIKRFVRIYIPYYFWIIITFALFILFSPYEVAGLRDWFYDRWQGSITKIDIINHFVLLNNFFTENYNPVIWSLAQEMRISIVFPLLFLLFYKLSWKKTILFALSFSLISVFLNMLHIGKAEGFYNGYADTLHFTSMFMVGMLIFKHQEKLIYLYRNMKKFNKGFLIALGIILYLYSILIYGFSRNDTTFLLKDWGVVIGVSIFIIMAMSNLKVKAFLNKSVFVYLGEISYSIYLCHFPIMMVLFKLLYTKIPIFFLLALCISMTILFSIVSYQLIEKKCINWAKQRTINFRKKM
- a CDS encoding VanZ family protein, whose translation is MNFISELLVLVAIPTIQLTFLLLLLFAFSYFVVYKKVCRGGKKFTVQQIILFMLIIGYYSLALSATSFGRPDDITFARTIDFDVLSVYKKAWNTFSFSSFFHIIVNIGMLFPLGILLPLFSNVFQKTKWMLISSIIASLLIEILEFIMQRGSMELADLLHNTLGMMLGYSMLNIVLILLKKKETDTQMTKYLFLPITVSFVALGIMISYQMKEFGNMPLDPITKTDMTDVTIKTSIELKDEGNKMPVYKEGITKMANDNEPVTKKSHIRDVEILSPKEVFQKLKQGDFDPIISFKAGDTLVITDYNIDYYADTKGFSQPIYVFQVRLNDNGKDSWSQPISARR
- a CDS encoding SGNH/GDSL hydrolase family protein — translated: MNNKKGGLDMWKRFVAIGDSFTEGIGDEVEGIALKSWVDHFVQLCVNDLKYANFAKRGLVTKEIRSQQLEQALTFNPDLVSLIAGANDVLKGRWNHHTYKNDMEFMIDTLSKTGADIIIANLPDFTVRLPFSSEKKQVLKEQLLEANEVILSLSREYKLHHVDFWNHHLVIDNTLWSTDLIHPNSKGYVKVAELIFSSLPVQKSE
- a CDS encoding transglycosylase SLT domain-containing protein; its protein translation is MRGTLIKIGVFILVLTVGLYITKYAYDHHTNRVKVRNTIQQISIEHGMPPWIPLSIAFHESKFDQNAVGDQGTSFGLFQLHRGGLAPKDLTNEDLKNIETNTRIAISNMTNAYNRGLQQNLKGPELLKHVANTSGWPGNKGVQWTDKQTDYNKGLENSFKMFSKQQYDFIE
- a CDS encoding D-alanyl-D-alanine carboxypeptidase family protein, translated to MKGMFCKRFIGIITVLTLFCSMVVTSGNASAETVPAIDVEAGSAILVEANSGKILYQKNADELLAIASMTKMMSEYLVHEAVDKGKLKWDQKVKISEYAYKISQDRSLSNVPLENGGSYTVKELYEAMAIYSANGATIALAEEIAGKEVNFVKMMNDKSKEFGMKNYIFVNSTGLTNQDLKGYHPEGTTLDEKNKMSARDCAILAQRLIQDFPKILDTAKIPKKTFQKGGKYPIDMVNFNMMLKGLIKQYEGVDGLKTGTTPEAGDCFTGTVERNGMRLISVVIKANSHTARFDETKKLYDYGFANFEVKKVYGKDSVVKGHETVRVANAKGQDVVVQTKQAVSLPMPKGNNDVYKKEFKVSNKEQEAPIKKGVTISQMIISPKDSTDPGFLSGKSLQVDLVTKSEVEQANWFTRLMREIGSFFRGMWNSAVDIVKG